The Pseudomonas kermanshahensis genome includes a window with the following:
- a CDS encoding AraC family transcriptional regulator produces the protein MSERTTSASWASGIVKALELEGLDCPAMFKQLGLDFAALDDPDARFPQDSMTRLWQLAVELSGNEAIGLNMARVVRPASFHVVGYALMSSRTLAEGFERLVRYQRIIAESSDLSFRLGPEGYSLILTVHGDHLPPTRHSAEASLACALSLCTWLSGRVIQPRRVLVQGPQPKNIEPYKVAFHSPLVFDAPHDALVFERADMEAPLPTANEAMAILHDRFAGEYLARFSESRVTHRVRQVLCRILPQGEPKRETLAQALHLSQRTLQRRLQEEGTSFQTLLDDTRRELAEQYLAQPGMTLLETAYLLGFADPSNFYRAFRRWFDATPSEYRARLGAEPEGVSDARTPACTTLAP, from the coding sequence ATGAGTGAAAGAACCACGTCAGCCAGCTGGGCATCAGGGATCGTCAAGGCACTCGAGCTGGAAGGGCTCGATTGCCCAGCCATGTTCAAGCAACTCGGGCTCGACTTCGCCGCCCTCGACGACCCCGACGCGCGTTTCCCTCAGGATTCCATGACCCGGCTGTGGCAGCTAGCGGTGGAACTGTCGGGCAACGAAGCCATCGGCCTGAACATGGCACGGGTAGTTCGCCCGGCTTCGTTCCATGTGGTGGGCTATGCGTTGATGTCCAGCCGCACTTTGGCCGAAGGCTTCGAGCGGCTGGTGCGTTACCAGCGCATCATTGCCGAAAGCTCCGACTTGAGCTTCCGCCTCGGCCCTGAGGGCTATTCGCTGATTCTGACCGTGCATGGCGACCATCTGCCACCGACCCGGCACAGCGCCGAAGCGTCGTTGGCGTGCGCGCTGTCGTTGTGCACCTGGCTCAGCGGGCGGGTCATACAGCCTCGCCGGGTATTGGTGCAGGGGCCGCAGCCGAAGAACATCGAACCCTACAAGGTCGCCTTCCATTCACCGTTGGTGTTCGATGCACCGCACGATGCGCTGGTGTTCGAGCGTGCCGACATGGAAGCGCCACTGCCGACGGCCAACGAGGCCATGGCCATATTGCACGACCGTTTTGCCGGTGAGTACCTGGCGCGCTTTTCTGAAAGCCGGGTCACCCACCGGGTGCGCCAAGTGCTGTGCCGCATCCTGCCCCAGGGCGAGCCTAAGCGTGAAACCCTGGCCCAGGCCCTGCACCTGTCTCAGCGGACCTTGCAGCGGCGCCTGCAAGAGGAGGGCACCAGCTTCCAGACCTTGCTCGACGATACCCGCCGCGAGCTGGCCGAGCAGTACCTGGCCCAGCCCGGCATGACGCTGCTGGAAACCGCCTACCTGCTGGGTTTCGCCGACCCGAGCAATTTCTACCGGGCGTTCCGCCGCTGGTTCGATGCCACCCCCAGCGAATACCGCGCCCGCCTGGGCGCGGAGCCTGAAGGGGTCAGTGACGCCAGAACGCCGGCATGCACAACACTAGCACCGTGA